DNA from Nitriliruptor alkaliphilus DSM 45188:
GTCGGCCCAGAGGCCGAGCTGTTCCATCCACGCCTGGAACGGGGGCGTCGGCGTCCGGTCCAGAAGTTCGCGCAACGTGGCGTCGTCGTGGAAGCCGGTGTCCTGGTACGACAGCATCACGTCGTCGCCCATCGGGATCCCCATGTAGTAGCAGGACCCCGCCATCGCCAGGAGCATCGTCGCCGTCTCCTGGTCGTTCTGGTCGGCGTTGGTGTGGTTGGTGTAGCAAGGCGCCATGCCCATCGGCAGGCCGGCGAGCTTGCCCATGAAGTGGTCCTCGAGGCAGGCGCGGATGATCTGCTTGCCGTCGTAGAGGGTCTCGGGACCGATGAACCCCGAGACGTTGTTGACCATGAACGGTGCCCACCGGCGGCCGTAGCAGTACGTCCGGGCCTCGAGCGTCATCTCGTCGACGCCGTGGTCGCTGCCGACCGCCATCTCCGAGCCCTGTCCCGTCTCGAAGTAGAGGAGGTTCGGTCCGCGAGCCGTCCCGAGCTTGGCGATGAGCTCCTGAGCCTCGTCGAGCAGGGCCGTGGTGACGCCGAACGAGTCGTTGGTGTCCTCGGTGCCCGCGATGCTCTGGAACAGGACCGAGACGGGAGCCCCCCGTTCGACCGCCTCCATCTGGGTGGTGACGTGCGCCAGGATGCAGGTCTGGGTCGGGATGGACCAGGCGGTCACGAACGCGTGGATGCGTTCCATGAGCTCGGACGTCTTCTCGACGGTGTCCTCGGCCGGGTTGATGCCGATGATCGCGTCACCCGAGCCGTAGCTGAGCCCCTCCATCGTCGACGCGAGGATGGCGGGCCACCGGTCCGTCGGGTGGTTGGGCTGGAGTCGGAACGACAACGTCCCCGGCAGCCCGAGCGTCGTGGCAGCGGTGCCGATCACGCGGATCTTGCTGGCGGCGTAGACCAGGTCCATGTTGGACATCAGCTTGGCGACACCCGCGACGGTCTCCGCGGTCAGTGCGCGACTGAGCCGGAGGATCGCTGCGCCGTCGGTGTCGTGGCTGAGGAGGTGCTCGCGGAGCTCCCCGAGGGTCCACCCCGCGATCTCCGCGAAGATGCGGTCGTTGATCGCATCCTCGACGACCCGCGTGACCTCGTCCTCCTCGTAGGGGACGGTGGGCTCGGCCCGGATCTCGGCCAGGGTCAGCTCGCTCAGCACGTAGCGGGCGGCGATGCGTTCCAGCGCGCTCTCGGCCGCGATGCCGAGCATCTGATCGCCGGACTTGACCTCGTTGCTCTTGGCGAGGACCTCGCGGACGGACGTGAAGGAGTACGACCGACCGTGGAGCGTCGCGCGGTGCGGCACGTCGATCCCCTCTCAGGTCGTCGCGGCTGCCGGGACGGCGTCGGGGTCGCGGGCCACCCCGCTGGCGCGCGCGTCGAGCACCTTGCGGATGAGCTCGACGAGGTAGGCCCCGGCCTCGAGCGGGTTGGTGCCGCCGTGGTCGGTGATCATGCAGATCAGTTCGCGGTGAGCGTCGGTCCGCCCGGGGCCCGGCTGCCAGCCGAGGTAGGCGCTCATCGCGTCGGCGATCCCGAGACCGGGACGTTCCCCGATGAGGATGACCACCACGTCCGCGCCGACGATCTCGTTGATCTCGTTGATGATCCCGACCCGGGCGAACTCCACGAAGAACGGGGTCCCGACCGTGATGCCGGCACCGGTGAGCCCCTGCACGAGGACGGGCATGACCGCGGGCAGGTTGTGCTCGATGGCGGCCGACGACAGCCCGTCGCCGACGACGATCTGGACCTGCGGCCC
Protein-coding regions in this window:
- the eutB gene encoding ethanolamine ammonia-lyase subunit EutB yields the protein MPHRATLHGRSYSFTSVREVLAKSNEVKSGDQMLGIAAESALERIAARYVLSELTLAEIRAEPTVPYEEDEVTRVVEDAINDRIFAEIAGWTLGELREHLLSHDTDGAAILRLSRALTAETVAGVAKLMSNMDLVYAASKIRVIGTAATTLGLPGTLSFRLQPNHPTDRWPAILASTMEGLSYGSGDAIIGINPAEDTVEKTSELMERIHAFVTAWSIPTQTCILAHVTTQMEAVERGAPVSVLFQSIAGTEDTNDSFGVTTALLDEAQELIAKLGTARGPNLLYFETGQGSEMAVGSDHGVDEMTLEARTYCYGRRWAPFMVNNVSGFIGPETLYDGKQIIRACLEDHFMGKLAGLPMGMAPCYTNHTNADQNDQETATMLLAMAGSCYYMGIPMGDDVMLSYQDTGFHDDATLRELLDRTPTPPFQAWMEQLGLWADGRLTARAGDPTVFLGDAPEVMPAG